CAGCAGGAAGTGGCCATCAAGTCACTGGGCAAGTACCTGGCCAATGTCACCGGCATTGCCGGCTCAACCATTCTGGGGGATGGACGGGTTGCATTGATTGTTGACCCGGTCGGCATGGTTGATGGCGGCGAAGGGGCGTCCGGCGGGCGCTAAAGCATCAGCTTAACACGAAAGAGGGACGTAACGTGGCTATATCTGATAAAGATTTCGAATTACTACGTGACTTTATTTATAATCTGTGCGGGATGTACTTCCACACCACAAAAAAATATTTCCTTGAAAGCCGTCTTACCAAACGGATGGAGGCCACCGGTACCAAGAGTGCCATGGATTATTACGGCCTGCTCAAATCCCCCCGTGGTGGTGAAGAACTGCGTTTTCTGCTTGATGAAGTCACCACGAACGAAACCTATTTCTTCCGTTGTGTGCCTCAATTGAACGCCATTGAGACTAAATTCCTGCCGGAGATCGTTGAAGCCAAAGGCAAAATGGGTTTCCGCAAACTGAGGATCTGGTCTGCCGCATCCTCATCCGGTGAAGAGGCCTACACCCTGGCCATGATCCTGCTGGAAAAACGGGCCACCATCCTCAAGGACTGGATTATCGAGATCATCGGTACCGATATCAACGAGACCGTGGTAGCCCAGGCCAAAGAGGGGATTTACAACGCCTACTCGGTTCGTAACGTGCCGGATCTGTACAAGAAGAAATATTTCAAGGAGGATGCCGGCAAGTTCATCCTCTCACCGGATGTCAAAAAATTTGTCACCTTTAACAAGATGAACCTGTACGATGACACCAAGATGGTCTTCATGAAGAGCTTCGACTTCATCTTCTGCGCCAACGTCCTGATTTACTTTGACCTCGCTTCAAAATCAAAGGTTGTACAGCACTTTTACAACAACCTGCAACCCTACGGGTACTTC
Above is a window of Trichlorobacter lovleyi SZ DNA encoding:
- a CDS encoding CheR family methyltransferase, which encodes MAISDKDFELLRDFIYNLCGMYFHTTKKYFLESRLTKRMEATGTKSAMDYYGLLKSPRGGEELRFLLDEVTTNETYFFRCVPQLNAIETKFLPEIVEAKGKMGFRKLRIWSAASSSGEEAYTLAMILLEKRATILKDWIIEIIGTDINETVVAQAKEGIYNAYSVRNVPDLYKKKYFKEDAGKFILSPDVKKFVTFNKMNLYDDTKMVFMKSFDFIFCANVLIYFDLASKSKVVQHFYNNLQPYGYFFVGQSESLHGVNDKFKTVHFPGGFGYKK